The window ACGTCGACTTCTACTCGGGGATCATCCTCAAGGCGATCGGCATTCCAACCAGCATGTTCACCGTGATCTTCGCCCTGGCGCGGACCGTCGGCTGGATCTCCCACTGGAAGGAAATGCTCTCCAGCCCGTACAAGATCGGCCGTCCACGCCAGCTGTACACCGGCTACGAGTCGCGTGACATCACCAAGCTGGAAGACCGCAAGTAAGGTCTGCCTCGCGTAACATCTTTGCTGCACCGGAAACGGCCTCTCCCCAGAGGCCGTTTTCATTTGTGTTGTGAGGCGATCGGCATTGCCCGCGACACCTCTCTCCAAAAAACGCCCCCGGCCTTTCGACCAGGAGCGCTTTTCATTCAGCCAGGTTGCGGCATCCGCCATTGTGGCGAGCGGGCTTGCCCGCGCTGGGCCGCGCAGCGGCCCCAAAACCTGCCACCACGGTCGTATCAGGCACAACGGGCCCAGCGGATTTACGGCTGCCTTGCAGCCGAGCGCAGGCAAGCCTGCTCGCCACAGAGTCCGCCCCCATGAAGGCTCATCCCATCTACAGAAGCCAGCTCACCTGTCAGGAATAAAAATGCCCCGGTCTTTCGACCAGGGCATTGGCTTGCTCGCAGCTTATATATGGAGGCCTATACAACCCCTCAGTGGGAAACCGCCCCGCTCGCCCCCAGGCCGGTCTGCGAACGCACGAACTGCGGGAAGAACAGCGCCCGCTCGTTTTCAGCCGCGGTCGACTTGTCGGTGATGGAGAAGAACCAGATCCCGATGAAGGCAATGATCATCGAGAACAGCGCCGGGTACTCGTAGGGGAAAATGGCCTTTTCATGGTGCAGGATCTGCACCCAGATGGTTGGACCAAGAACCATCAGCCCAACCGCACTGACCAACCCCATCCAGCCACCCACCATCGCACCGCGAGTGGTCAGCTTCTTCCAGTACATCGAGAGCAGCAGCACCGGGAAGTTGCAGCTGGCGGCAATGGAGAACGCCAGGCCGACCATGAACGCGATGTTCTGGTTCTCGAACAGAATGCCCAGGCCGATCGCCAGCACGCCAAGGGCGACAGTGGTGATCTTCGAGACGCGGATCTCGTCCTTCTCGTTGGCCTTGCCCTTGCGGAACACGCTGGCGTACAGGTCATGGGACACCGCCGAGGCTCCGGCCAGGGTCAGGCCGGCCACCACCGCGAGAATCGTCGCGAAGGCCACCGCCGAGATGAAGCCGAGGAACACGCTGCCACCCACGGCGTTGGCCAGGTGTACCGCAGCCATGTTGTTGCCGCCCAGCAGGGCGCCCGCGGCATCCTTGAACGCCGGGTTGGTGCTGACCAGCAGGATCGCGCCAAAACCGATGATGAAGGTCAGGATGTAGAAGTAGCCGATGAAGCCGGTGGCGTACAGCACGCTCTTGCGCGCTTCCTTGGCGTCGCTCACGGTGAAGAAGCGCATCAGGATGTGCGGCAGGCCAGCAGTACCGAACATCAGCGCCAGGCCGAGCGAGAACGCCGAGATCGGGTCTTTCACCAGGCCGCCAGGGCTCATGATCGCCTCACCCTTGGGGTGAACCTTGACCGCCTCGGAGAACAGCATGTTGAAGTCGAAGTTGACGTGCTTCATCACCATCAGCGCCATGAACGAAGCGCCCGACAGCAACAGCACGGCCTTGATGATCTGCACCCAGGTGGTTGCCAGCATGCCGCCGAACAACACGTACAGGCACATCAGGATCCCCACCAGGATCACCGCCACATGGTAGTCCAGGCCGAACAGCAGCTGGATCAGCTTGCCGGCACCAACCATCTGCGCGATCAGGTAGAACGCCACCACCACCAGCGAACCGCAGGCCGACAGCGAGCGGATCTGGGTTTGCCCGAGGCGGTAGGACGCCACGTCGGCAAAGGTGTACTTGCCCAGGTTGCGCAGGCGCTCGGCGATCAGGAACAGGATGATCGGCCAGCCCACCAGGAAGCCGATGGAGTAGATCAGACCATCGTAGCCGGAGGTGAACACCAGCGCGGAAATACCCAGGAACGAGGCCGCCGACATGTAGTCACCGGCGATCGCCAGGCCGTTCTGGAAGCCGGTGATCTTGCCACCCGCCGCGTAGTAGTCGGCGGCCGACTTGTTGCGCTTGGAAGCCCAGTAGGTGATGCACAGGGTCGCCCCGACGAACACGATGAACATCACGATCGCCGGGATATTGAGAGGTTGCTTGTGCACTTCGCCGGTCAGCGCATCGGCTGCCCAGAGAGCGGGGGCGAAGGCCATCAGGCCCAATGCCGCGGATAGACGCCGGATCATTGCTGGGCCTCCTTGAGGATCTCATTGTTCAGGTCGTCGAATTCGCCGTTGGCGCGACGCACGTAGATGGCGGTCAGGACGAAGGCCGAGACGATCAGGCCGACACCCAGCGGTATGCCCCAGGTGATCGATGACGTCGGACTGAGCTTGGCGCCCAGTACCTGCGGTCCATACGCAATCAGAAGAATGAAAGCCGAATACAAGCCAAGCATGACCGCCGAGAGAATCCAGGCGAATCGTTCCCGTTTCCTGACCAGCTCCTTGAAGCGCGGGCTGTTCTGGATCGAGAGGTAAATGCTGTCGTTCATTGTTTTTATCCTCGCAGCACAGATGAGATGAAACATTTTTCACTTTAGGCGGCTCTGCAACCGACACCAGACGACCTTAGTATTAGAACGACATTAGTTCACTTGCGTGACCTTCACCGGTGCGCGAGACCATATTCAACGAACGGAAACACGAAGGCCGCCGGGCGAAAACGCCGGGCGGCCTCGGGTACTGCGAGCTAGAGCCTTCGGTGGATTATTTGGTCCACTCGGCTACGCGATCCGGGTGCTTGGCGACCCAGTCCTTGGCAGCCGCTTCAGGCTTGGCGCCGTCCTGGATCGCCAGCATGACCTGGCCGATTTCATCCTTCGACGCCCACTGGAATTTCTTCAGGAACGCCGCCACTTCCGGCGCCTTCTTGTCCAGCTCCTTGCTGCCGATGCTGTTGACGGTCTCGGCCGCGCCATACACGCCCTTGGGATCTTCGAGGAAACG of the Pseudomonas vanderleydeniana genome contains:
- a CDS encoding DUF485 domain-containing protein, whose translation is MNDSIYLSIQNSPRFKELVRKRERFAWILSAVMLGLYSAFILLIAYGPQVLGAKLSPTSSITWGIPLGVGLIVSAFVLTAIYVRRANGEFDDLNNEILKEAQQ
- a CDS encoding cation acetate symporter codes for the protein MIRRLSAALGLMAFAPALWAADALTGEVHKQPLNIPAIVMFIVFVGATLCITYWASKRNKSAADYYAAGGKITGFQNGLAIAGDYMSAASFLGISALVFTSGYDGLIYSIGFLVGWPIILFLIAERLRNLGKYTFADVASYRLGQTQIRSLSACGSLVVVAFYLIAQMVGAGKLIQLLFGLDYHVAVILVGILMCLYVLFGGMLATTWVQIIKAVLLLSGASFMALMVMKHVNFDFNMLFSEAVKVHPKGEAIMSPGGLVKDPISAFSLGLALMFGTAGLPHILMRFFTVSDAKEARKSVLYATGFIGYFYILTFIIGFGAILLVSTNPAFKDAAGALLGGNNMAAVHLANAVGGSVFLGFISAVAFATILAVVAGLTLAGASAVSHDLYASVFRKGKANEKDEIRVSKITTVALGVLAIGLGILFENQNIAFMVGLAFSIAASCNFPVLLLSMYWKKLTTRGAMVGGWMGLVSAVGLMVLGPTIWVQILHHEKAIFPYEYPALFSMIIAFIGIWFFSITDKSTAAENERALFFPQFVRSQTGLGASGAVSH